One Helianthus annuus cultivar XRQ/B chromosome 12, HanXRQr2.0-SUNRISE, whole genome shotgun sequence genomic region harbors:
- the LOC110892871 gene encoding uncharacterized protein LOC110892871, with protein MTPSVGRSNMPEAWWIRRCYLLDLLQRMSLADCRPLSTPVSSGRQLSRHTGDPLSDPTMYRSTVGALQYLVLTRPEISYAVSKVPQFLQTPTDRHWVAVKRICGILRVPFLMGCVYVGLLVLIYMLIVMLTGLGVLMIDVLPQVIVFFLGPTSSVGVPRNNIQLLGRVLRLSIELLLIQLLSYDGLHLYYMSYKSR; from the coding sequence atgacGCCGAGTGTGGGTAGAAGCAATAtgcccgaagcgtggtggatacgccgctgctACTTACTTGATTTGTTACAGCGCATGAGTCTTGCCGATTGTCGTCCATTATCTACACCTGTCTCTTCTGGTAGACAGCTTTCTCGGCACACTGGTGATCCTTTGTCTGATCCTACTATGTATCGGAGCACTGTCGGTGCATTACAGTATCTTGTATTGACACGACCAGAGATTTCTTATGCAGTCAGTAAGGTGCCACAGTTTCTTCAGACACCTACTGATCGACACTGGGTCGCTGTCAAACGGATTTGCGGTATCTTAAGGGTACCATTTCTCATGGGTTGTGTATACGTCGGTCTACTTGTGTTGATTTACATGCTTATAGTGATGCTGACTGGGCTGGGTGTCCTGATGATCGACGTTCTACCACAGGTTATTGTGTTTTTCTTGGGCCCAACCTCATCAGTTGGAGTTCCAAGAAACAACATACAGTTGCTAGGTCGAGTACTGAGGTTGAGTATCGAGCTCTTGCTCATACAGCTGTTGAGTTACGATGGATTACATCTATACTACATGAGTTACAAATCACGATGA